TAAAAGTTGAAGATAATTTAGGACTAAAAAATTTAAAAGTTGAATTTAGTAAAGATAACGAAGAAACAAAAAATATATTAATAAATAAAACTTTAAATGGTAAAGAATTTAATGTTGAATTAGACCTTCCAAAACCAAAATTTAATGAAAAATTAGATAAATACACAATATATATTAAAGCTAATGATAAAAGTTTGTGGAATTGGTTTGGTGGAAATGTAAGCGAAAAAATAATTAATGTTATAGTAGATAATAAAAAACCTCAAGTAAGCGTAATAGCTAATTCATATAATATAACTCAAGGTGGTGCTGCTAGCGTTGTATTTTACGCACAAGATGATAATCTAACTGATTTATATATAGAAGTTAATAATAGAATTTTCAAAGTTGCTCCTTTTATGAAAGATGATTATTACATAGCTTTAATTGCTTGGGACTTAAGAGATGGAGATGAATTTGAAGCTAGAATTGTTGCAAAAGATAAAGCAAATAATATAATTAAAGAAAGAATTCCATATTATTACTCAAATAAAAAATATAGAGTTTCACATATTGAAGTAGGAGACGCTTTCATTGATGGTAAAATTAGAGATTTGTATGAAGCAAATTCTGATAATTCTTTAAGCGATAGAGCTTTAATATTTGACTTTGTGAATGCGAAATTAAGACAAGAAAATGAAAAATTAATTCATAAAGTTACACAAGTAGTAAGCAATGAATTAGTAACTGATTTTAAGCTAAATGCGTTTTTACCACTAAAAAATGGTATGAAAGTTGCAGATTTTGGTGACCATAGATATTACAAATATAATGGAAATCAAATTAGTGAGAGCTATCATATGGGACTTGATTTAGCAAGTACAAAAATGGCACCTATTGTGTTAGGAAATGATGGTAAAATAGTTTTCGCACAAGATAATGGAATTTATGGATTAAATTTAATAATTGATCATGGTTTAGGTCTTTATACTTTATATGGACACTGCACTAAAAAAAATGTAGAAATTGGCGATATAGTTAATGCTAAAAGCACTATAGCTAATACAGGAACAAGTGGTTTAGCATTAGGGGATCATTTACATTTTGGTGTTTTGGTTCAAGGTGTTGAGGTAAGACCAGAAGAGTGGATGGATACTAAGTGGCTTAATGATAATATATTTGGAATTATCAAAAAAGCAAAAGAAGTTATAAACAAAAAATAAGGGAAAAAAATGTTACAAACTACAATAGCTAAAGAAGTAACAAATGTTGGAATTGGACTACATAAAGGTAGTGCTATTAAGATAAAATTTAGCCCACTAGGTGCTAATAGTGGAGTGGTATTTCATAGAACAGATATTAATAAATTTTACGAAGCAAATTATAAAAGCGTAATCAATACTCAAATGGCTACGGTAATTGGAGATAAAGATGGTTATATATCTACAATTGAGCATTTAATGAGTGCTGTTAGCTCTTATGGAATTGATAATTTATTAATAAGTATTGATGCAAATGAAGCACCTGTTTTAGATGGTTCAGCGGCTGGTTTTTGTGCTATGCTTGATGAAGCAGGTATTAAACAACTTGACGCTAAAAAACAAATATTTGTTGTTAAAAAAGAAATAAAAGTTCAAGAAGGAGATAAATTTGCAAGTCTTAGTCCTACAAATGCTCCTACTTATGATTTTACTATAAACTTTAAGCACCCATCAATTAATACTCAAAACTATATTTACAAGGCTAATAAACAAAATTTCATAAATGAAATTGCAAGTGCTAGGACTTTTGGGTTTTTAAAAGATGTTGAGTATTTAAAATCAAAAGGATTAGCATTAGGTGGTAGTTTAGAAAACGCTGTTGTTTTAGATGATAATGGCATATTAAATCCTGAAGGATTAAGATTTAGCAATGAATTTGTAAGACATAAAATCCTTGATGCGATTGGTGATTTATATATGTTAGGTAAAGCAACTTTTGCTAACTATAAAGCTTACGCAAGTAGCCATGATTTAAATCATAAACTAACTCTTGAATTGCTAAACAATCCAAATTCTTATGAATTAGTAACTCTTAGTGATGATACAAACAAAGATTTATTAAAGGCATTCACATTAAACTTTTAGTAGTGCCTATGGCAAATCTCATTGGAATATATGATGATAATAATTTGTTAAAAGAAGAAATCAAAATCATAAATAAAACCAGTGAAGATTTGCCAAAAATTATGCAAGAGCTATTAAATAAATATAATTTTAGCGAATTAGCCTATGCTAATGGACCAGGCTCATATATGTCTTTAAAAATTGTTTATGTATTTTTAAGCACAATTGCCCTTGTTAAAAACATACCATTAAAAGCAATTAGTGGTTTTACATTTACAAAGAATAACTTAATAAAAGCTAATAACAACTTATATTTTACCCTTGCTGATGATAAAATCAAATTAATTAAAAATGATAATTTTAAAGATGAGTTTTTTATACCAAATGAGTATAATTTCAAATTCTTAGAAAGTAATTTGCCAAATTATTTTTTACCTGCTATTTAGGAATATAAATGAGAAACGAAATATGTTTAAAATCACCCGCTACTAGTGCGAATTTAGGTGCTGGATTTGATTGTCTAGGACTTGCTTTAGACTTTTATAATGAAACAATAATTAAAAGAAATAATTTTTTTAAAATATCTATTAAGGGTGAAGGTGAAGATAATCCTTATCTTAAAAAACATAATTTATTTATTACCATTTTTAATGAAACTTACATAAAGCTAACTGGTAAAAAAGACTTATTTAGCTTTAATTTCATAAATAATATTCCTTTAAGTCGTGGATTGGGTAGTTCTAGCTCTATAATTGTAGGAGCAATTGCTAGTGCTTATTATCTAGCAGGACTTGAAGTTAATAAAAATACTATATTAAACAATGCCTTAATATACGAAAATCATCCTGATAATATTAGCCCTGCAGCACTTGGTGGATTTGTTTGTTCGGTAGTTGATAAAGATAATGTAAAATATATAAAAACTGATATTTCTAGTGATGTTAAAGCAGTAGTTTGTATCCCAAATAAACAAATCTCAACAAATGTTAGTCGTTCGGCTTTACCTAAGCATTTAAGCCTTGCTGATACTAGCTTTAATATAAGCAGAAGCTCACTTACAACTGCAGCTTTTATGAGTAAAAATTATGAAATGTTAAAGATTGCAAGTTTTGACAAGCTTCACGAAAATCGTAGAATGAAAGCTGTTCCTGAATTATTTAAAGTGCGTGAATTAGCTCGTAAAAATGGTGCATTAATGAGTAATTTAAGTGGTTCTGGTTCAACTTTTTTTAATCTATGTTATAAAGATGATGCAAACAAACTAAAAACCATACTAGAAAATAATTTTCCTAATATGAAAGTATTAGAGCTTAATTTCAATAATCAAGGAATAATAATAAGCTAATTTTGCTTATTTAAATATTCCTTAGCTTTATATAAAATATCCTTATCTAAAACCTCATCAAAATACTTAAAGCTAATTCCGTGCTGAACATCTCCATCTATTAAATCCCCGCTTTTTCGGTTTTCTAAGTCAATTTCGGCTATTTTAAATCCATCTAAGGTATTAGCAAATTTAATCAATCTATCACTAAATTCAAACTTGCTAAGCAAATAACAATAGCTCTTAACCCCATTTCTTCCTACTCTTCCACGAAGTTGATGAAGTGTAGATAAGCCGTATCGCTCGGGTGCAACGATTACAATTATACTTAATCTTGGCAGTGAAATTCCAACTTCTACGATAGTAGTGCTTAGTAATACATTTCCATTTTCAGCAAATTGCAATAATATATTATCCTTTTCTTTATCCTTGCCGTGAGTGTAATAAACTTTATCAAAATTCTTCTCATAAAAGCTAATAACACTCTCAAGTGGTTTATAAGATGAGCTTTTACTTTCTTCTATTAAAGGATAGACTATTATTGCTTGATGATTTTGTTTATTTTCACTTTTTATGTGATTAAATAATTCATTGCTATTTGCTATTGTGATTAGTTTTGTTTCTATTTCTTTTTTAAATGGTAGTTCTTTTATGAAAGAATAGCTGTAAATATCACTATGAATTAATGCAGTTGTCCTTGGTATTGGCGTAGCTGAAAACTCTATATAATGCGGATTTTCTTTATCATTTGTAGCTAAATCTTTAAGCTTCATTCTTTGCTTAGCCCCAAATCGTTGTTGCTCATCAACCATAACTAAAGTAGCATCATCTAAACTAGCCCACAAAAGTGCGTGAGTGCCTATTACAAAATTTGCTTCTTTTAATTCATCTTGCATTAATTTAGTCTTGCTAGATACAAAATGCAATATCTTTAAAAACCCTGGCAAAAGTCTTTTAGCTTCATTATAAAGTTGTTGGGCTAAAACGCTTGTTGGTGCCATTAAAACCACTTTTTTAGGATAGCACATAAGCGCTGCTGCAAAAATCACTAAGCTTTTTCCACAACCAACATCTCCCATTACTATTCTAATTTTATGATGAATACTTTCAAGGTCATTTTTAATATCATTTATCGCATTTATCTGGTCGCTTGTCGGCTTAAAAGGTAGAGATTTTAGCCATTTGTTTATATCAAAAGTTTTAATTTTTTTGTATAAAATATCGTTTTTATAAGTTTCGTTAAGTCTTTTTATGTGATGATAAATTTCAACAAATTTTAAGCATTCGTTTAATTCTTTTGAATTAAGCAATTTCATTGCTTCTTGGCTATTTTCTTTCATAATTAATAGCAATTTTATATGCTCATCTAATAAATTAAATTCTTTTAAAGCTTCATAAGTTAAATATTTATTTTTTATCTTACAAATCTCTTTATCACTTACACCTTTTATCAAATAATTAGCAGTGATTTCTCCACTATCTTTAATGATTTTTGGATTAATAAATTGCAAAAGCCCTGCAAAATCGCCTAATTTCCCATAAATAATTAGCTCTTTATTTATAGCAAAAAGTGCATTATGAAAAGGTCTTAGATTAAATATAGTAATAGTGCATTCACACTCCCAATTATATGAATACGCAATTATACTAAGCCTTTTGCCTGGTAGTTGTTTTTTAGATTTTATTATAACTTTTGTGCAATTTAGCTCATTTAATATAGGCTCATTATTTAATCTTAAATCATCAAATTTTTTAGGCATTAAAAGAGCTAATTCAACTATATCTTTACAAGATAATTTTTCTAAATCCTTATTCATTATTACCTATTACATAAAAACTAAGCTCGGTAATACTTTTTTGATTTTTTAAAAAATCATTACAAGTTTTAAGCTCTAAATCTTTAATTATCTTTGTAATTTCTCTTAATTCTCCTTGTTTTAAATCACTAAAACACTCGCTACTTGCAATGCTATGACGATTTTGAGTGGTTGAGTATTTTAAAATCTCACTACCTACTAAAAAATCTTTAGCCTTTTTAAACTCATCTTCGCTTATTCCAAATTCTACTAATTTTTTAAACTCTTCTTGAACTATTTTTATAGCTTCTTTTTTGCTTTCATTTTTTGTTTGCAAATACCCTGAAATAAGATAATTTTTCTTAAACGCTACTAAAAACGCAAAAGCCGAATAAGCTAAGCCCCTTTTTACTCTGATTTCTTCTGTAATTCTTGAGCCAAATCCACCGCCTAAAACATAAATAGCAAGACTTATAATAGCTCTTTCATAAATGCTTTTAATCTCTACACTGCTTATAAACCTAACAAAAGCTTGTGATATTTCTTTGCTTTCTTCTTTATAAAAACTCTCATTTGTTTTTAATTTTTCATAAGAACTTTGCTTATTGTTTAAAAGTTTTTTAACTTTACTAATATCATCTAAATTTGCACTAATTACTATCTTATTTGCTTGATTTTTAAGGTTTAAAATATAGTTTTTAAATTCTTTTTCATCTAAAACTTCAAAATCGCCAAATTTATCATTCTTAAAATCATTTTTAAAATAATTCTCATATAATTTCATCTTTGCTAAATTATCGTAATCTTGAATATGGATTAAAAAATAATTTTTTATTTTGTTTTTGATTAATTCAAAATTAGTAATTTTGGTATTTAAAAGCATATTATTAAAAGCATTTAAGCAATTATCAAGCTCTTTTTTAAGACAAACTATATCAAATGTAAAATCAAAATAATTAGCACTTGCACTAATATTAATTGCACTTTGCTCTAATTTTATATAAAACTCATCATCTAAACTCTCATTGTAAAAAAACTCAGCTGCCATAGCATTAGCATTATAAAAAATCCTTCCATAATTAGGATAGCTAATACTAATATATACTAAATCATCATTAGTTTTTAAATGCACAAAATTATTCATTGTAGTATTCCAAAATATTATATGCTGTATCTCTTTTAGCTGGATTTTCACCTAAATCACGGATTAATTCTATCATTTGCTGTTCATTCATTCTATATTTTGCACCTGCAGCTGCAACAACATTTTCTTCCATCATAGTCGAGCCTAAGTCATTTGCGCCAAATTTTAATGCGAGTTGCCCTACTGCACTTCCTTGAGTAACCCAAGAGCTTTGAATGTTTGCAAAATTATCTAAATATATTCTAGAAATTGCTAATAATCTTAAATATCTATTAGAACTTGCATTCATTAAATGTGGATTTTCAGCCTTTAATCTAGTGTTTTTACCTTGAAAACTCCATAAAATAAATGCTCTAAAGCCACCTGTTATATCTTGAAGATTTCTTAAATAGTCTAAATGCTCAATTATTTCTTCATCGCTTTCAACATGCCCAAACATCATCGTTGCACTACTAAGTAAGCCTAATTCGTGAGCTTCTTTATGAATTCTTAACCAAGTAGCAGTATCGCATTTACTAGGTGCTACCATATCTCTTACTCTATCGCTTAAAATCTCCGCACCTGCTCCAGGGATAGAAAACAACCCACAATCGCTCATTCTTTTTAAGACTTCTTTAGTGCTAATTTTGCTAATTTTTGCAATATATTCAATCTCAACCGCACTAAAGCCGTGAATTGTAATGCTAGGATAATTTGTGCTTATATATCTTAATAAATCTTCATACCAAGTAATATCAAGCTTTGGATGAACCCCGCCTTGAAATAATATTTGAGTGCCACCAATTGCTAATAATTCTTCAATCTTTTGTCCAATTTGTTCGTATGTTAAAATATAACTATCACTATCCTTTGCGTGGCGATAAAAAGCACAGAATTTACAATCAACTAAACAAATATTTGTGTAATTAATATTTCTATCTACTACAAAAGTAGTAAGTTTGCTTGGATGAAGCTTATTTTTTACTGCATAAGCAATCTGACCTAAAGTAGCTAAATCAGAATTTCTTAATAAATTAAGTGCTTGTTCTTTAGTAATTCTTGGGACTATTCCTTTTGGTGCATAAGGATTTTCCCAATCTTTATGGATATTAAATGCTGAAGTTTTATAATTTGTATTTATTTTTTTACTTAATAATGCTGCGTTCATATTGTCCTTACTTTATATAATTTATTAATGAGCCAAGACGCTCTATTCTACATTCAATCTTATCGCCACTTTTTAAAAATTTAGGTGGATTAAAGCCCATTCCAACACCACTTGGAGTGCCTGTGCTAATGATAGTTCCAGCCTTTAAACAGGTGTAATTTGATAATTCTTTTAAGATATAAGGAATATCAAAAATTAATAAATTAGTATTAGAACTTTGTCTTAATTCATCATTTACAAAACATTCTATTTTTAAATTACTTGCTTCTTTTATACTAAGACTTGTATTTATAAAACTACCAAACGGGCAAGAATTAGCTAAACTTTTTCCCATATACCATTGCTTATGTTTGTTTTGAATTGCCCTATCGCTAATATCATTTAAAATGGTATATCCTAAAATATAATCATCAAAATCACTTGTATCATCTAATTTATAAGCGTCTTTTCTAAGTATAAATGCAAGTTCGCATTCATAGTCTAATTTTTCGCCACTAATATCTAAAATATCAAATGGATTAGAAAACTCATTTACTCTTTTTGCAAAATAAACAGCTTCTTCTCTTTTGCCATCAAACTCAATTCCTTTAAATTTATAGCTTTCTTTTGCGTGTTCTAAATAATTTATCCCTAAGCATATAATATCTTGATAAGGAGATTTGATTGGAGATAATAACTTAACTTCGCTAAGCATAAAAGCATCTTCAATCAATTCTAATCTATCAAAATAAGAAGAATAATTTTTAAAATAACCCACCTTATTATTATCGCCTAAATTCCCATGATAAACTACATTATCTTTCATAAATCTAATCAATTTCATACTAACCCCTTTTTACTAGATTTTCTAAAATATATTGCTCTAATTTAGTCTTAGGTATGCTAAGTTCATTTGCTTTATTATAAATTTCAACAACAATTGCGTTGTATTTTTCATATTCAAAATGCGATAAATGTATTTGCCACGCTGCTTTTATTTGTCTAAGACTTGCTATTTTTCTTGTATAAATCTTAAAAATATCAAAACATATAAAAATAGCAGAAGTTACAAATACAGCACTAATTAAACTAAAATGAAAGTCAATTTTTTCAAATAAAAAATGAGTAGCAATAGTTAATGGAGTAAGCACGATTAAACACAATATAAAATATATAAAATAAGTATTAAAATAATTAAACTTAAAATGTAATTTCGCTGGGTCAATTAACATTCCTTCATTATAAAGACTATTTGCTTCTATTAAATCTAAAAATTTTACAGGCTCATTTGAGAATTTAAAAAGCTTATTAATTAGTAATTCTTTCATTTCAATCCTTAAAAATTTCATTATATTTTAACGCTGCTAAATCAAAAAATTCTTTAGCTTTTTCATCTCCTAAAGATTTTTGAACGCACTCTTCAAATTCTGGTAAAAGTTTTAATAATTTATCTTTTAATTCATCGCTAGGTAAAGTCTTTATGGTATTTAAAACAGATACTAAAGCTAAGGCTTTTTCTTTATCATTTTCAGGCATTAAACTTGCGTATTTATTAAATATTTCTTCTAAATTATCGCACAATAATGCACATTTTTCGTTTTCATTA
This is a stretch of genomic DNA from Campylobacter sp. RM12651. It encodes these proteins:
- a CDS encoding M23 family metallopeptidase gives rise to the protein MRNRNKKTKITIFFSIIIVVVLASFIAFSNTFERIAPNISLDNNQEDTIYWNARDKINLKVEDNLGLKNLKVEFSKDNEETKNILINKTLNGKEFNVELDLPKPKFNEKLDKYTIYIKANDKSLWNWFGGNVSEKIINVIVDNKKPQVSVIANSYNITQGGAASVVFYAQDDNLTDLYIEVNNRIFKVAPFMKDDYYIALIAWDLRDGDEFEARIVAKDKANNIIKERIPYYYSNKKYRVSHIEVGDAFIDGKIRDLYEANSDNSLSDRALIFDFVNAKLRQENEKLIHKVTQVVSNELVTDFKLNAFLPLKNGMKVADFGDHRYYKYNGNQISESYHMGLDLASTKMAPIVLGNDGKIVFAQDNGIYGLNLIIDHGLGLYTLYGHCTKKNVEIGDIVNAKSTIANTGTSGLALGDHLHFGVLVQGVEVRPEEWMDTKWLNDNIFGIIKKAKEVINKK
- the lpxC gene encoding UDP-3-O-acyl-N-acetylglucosamine deacetylase, producing the protein MLQTTIAKEVTNVGIGLHKGSAIKIKFSPLGANSGVVFHRTDINKFYEANYKSVINTQMATVIGDKDGYISTIEHLMSAVSSYGIDNLLISIDANEAPVLDGSAAGFCAMLDEAGIKQLDAKKQIFVVKKEIKVQEGDKFASLSPTNAPTYDFTINFKHPSINTQNYIYKANKQNFINEIASARTFGFLKDVEYLKSKGLALGGSLENAVVLDDNGILNPEGLRFSNEFVRHKILDAIGDLYMLGKATFANYKAYASSHDLNHKLTLELLNNPNSYELVTLSDDTNKDLLKAFTLNF
- a CDS encoding tRNA threonylcarbamoyladenosine biosynthesis protein TsaB; this encodes MANLIGIYDDNNLLKEEIKIINKTSEDLPKIMQELLNKYNFSELAYANGPGSYMSLKIVYVFLSTIALVKNIPLKAISGFTFTKNNLIKANNNLYFTLADDKIKLIKNDNFKDEFFIPNEYNFKFLESNLPNYFLPAI
- the thrB gene encoding homoserine kinase, with amino-acid sequence MCLKSPATSANLGAGFDCLGLALDFYNETIIKRNNFFKISIKGEGEDNPYLKKHNLFITIFNETYIKLTGKKDLFSFNFINNIPLSRGLGSSSSIIVGAIASAYYLAGLEVNKNTILNNALIYENHPDNISPAALGGFVCSVVDKDNVKYIKTDISSDVKAVVCIPNKQISTNVSRSALPKHLSLADTSFNISRSSLTTAAFMSKNYEMLKIASFDKLHENRRMKAVPELFKVRELARKNGALMSNLSGSGSTFFNLCYKDDANKLKTILENNFPNMKVLELNFNNQGIIIS
- the recG gene encoding ATP-dependent DNA helicase RecG, coding for MNKDLEKLSCKDIVELALLMPKKFDDLRLNNEPILNELNCTKVIIKSKKQLPGKRLSIIAYSYNWECECTITIFNLRPFHNALFAINKELIIYGKLGDFAGLLQFINPKIIKDSGEITANYLIKGVSDKEICKIKNKYLTYEALKEFNLLDEHIKLLLIMKENSQEAMKLLNSKELNECLKFVEIYHHIKRLNETYKNDILYKKIKTFDINKWLKSLPFKPTSDQINAINDIKNDLESIHHKIRIVMGDVGCGKSLVIFAAALMCYPKKVVLMAPTSVLAQQLYNEAKRLLPGFLKILHFVSSKTKLMQDELKEANFVIGTHALLWASLDDATLVMVDEQQRFGAKQRMKLKDLATNDKENPHYIEFSATPIPRTTALIHSDIYSYSFIKELPFKKEIETKLITIANSNELFNHIKSENKQNHQAIIVYPLIEESKSSSYKPLESVISFYEKNFDKVYYTHGKDKEKDNILLQFAENGNVLLSTTIVEVGISLPRLSIIVIVAPERYGLSTLHQLRGRVGRNGVKSYCYLLSKFEFSDRLIKFANTLDGFKIAEIDLENRKSGDLIDGDVQHGISFKYFDEVLDKDILYKAKEYLNKQN
- a CDS encoding insulinase family protein; amino-acid sequence: MNNFVHLKTNDDLVYISISYPNYGRIFYNANAMAAEFFYNESLDDEFYIKLEQSAINISASANYFDFTFDIVCLKKELDNCLNAFNNMLLNTKITNFELIKNKIKNYFLIHIQDYDNLAKMKLYENYFKNDFKNDKFGDFEVLDEKEFKNYILNLKNQANKIVISANLDDISKVKKLLNNKQSSYEKLKTNESFYKEESKEISQAFVRFISSVEIKSIYERAIISLAIYVLGGGFGSRITEEIRVKRGLAYSAFAFLVAFKKNYLISGYLQTKNESKKEAIKIVQEEFKKLVEFGISEDEFKKAKDFLVGSEILKYSTTQNRHSIASSECFSDLKQGELREITKIIKDLELKTCNDFLKNQKSITELSFYVIGNNE
- a CDS encoding dehypoxanthine futalosine cyclase yields the protein MNAALLSKKINTNYKTSAFNIHKDWENPYAPKGIVPRITKEQALNLLRNSDLATLGQIAYAVKNKLHPSKLTTFVVDRNINYTNICLVDCKFCAFYRHAKDSDSYILTYEQIGQKIEELLAIGGTQILFQGGVHPKLDITWYEDLLRYISTNYPSITIHGFSAVEIEYIAKISKISTKEVLKRMSDCGLFSIPGAGAEILSDRVRDMVAPSKCDTATWLRIHKEAHELGLLSSATMMFGHVESDEEIIEHLDYLRNLQDITGGFRAFILWSFQGKNTRLKAENPHLMNASSNRYLRLLAISRIYLDNFANIQSSWVTQGSAVGQLALKFGANDLGSTMMEENVVAAAGAKYRMNEQQMIELIRDLGENPAKRDTAYNILEYYNE
- a CDS encoding fumarylacetoacetate hydrolase family protein; translation: MKLIRFMKDNVVYHGNLGDNNKVGYFKNYSSYFDRLELIEDAFMLSEVKLLSPIKSPYQDIICLGINYLEHAKESYKFKGIEFDGKREEAVYFAKRVNEFSNPFDILDISGEKLDYECELAFILRKDAYKLDDTSDFDDYILGYTILNDISDRAIQNKHKQWYMGKSLANSCPFGSFINTSLSIKEASNLKIECFVNDELRQSSNTNLLIFDIPYILKELSNYTCLKAGTIISTGTPSGVGMGFNPPKFLKSGDKIECRIERLGSLINYIK